A window of the Tachyglossus aculeatus isolate mTacAcu1 chromosome 2, mTacAcu1.pri, whole genome shotgun sequence genome harbors these coding sequences:
- the LOC119943884 gene encoding ecto-ADP-ribosyltransferase 5-like — translation MERKAPVLLRMERGQSRFFAAVWDRAAATWAQQKLGQRLPAGFSDLHGTALVAYTNGTLLRHFHTAVRRYASSRTRYLARFRFKALHFYLTRGLQLLRGPCSGQPWKAAYRLCPGWLYPGQRGTVRLGQLASATLAPWPVADFDTLPAYAVYSCFSVPLGPFSGHSGHEEVLVSGNEEFTVVREKDQGWGGPSFALKSANRTCSHFNCAYLGGRRSAKCISRHRKRRSLHSSLPPSRTAQRSAAGVRNTVPGRLMSLFLPGLLVLLRSAGPDLWSAF, via the exons ATGGAGCGTAAGGCCCCGGTGCTGCTCCGCATGGAGCGGGGCCAAAGCCGCTTTTTCGCCGCCGTGTGGGACCGAGCGGCCGCCACCTGGGCGCAGCAGAAGCTGGGTCAGAGGCTGCCCGCGGGCTTCAGCGACCTGCACGGCACGGCCCTGGTGGCCTACACAAACGGCACGCTCCTGAGGCACTTCCACACTGCTGTCCGGCGCTACGCCTCCTCCCGGACCCGCTACCTGGCACGCTTCCGTTTCAAGGCGCTGCACTTCTACCTGACCCGCGGCCTGCAGCTCCTGAGGGGCCCCTGCTCTGGCCAGCCCTGGAAGGCCGCCTATCGCCTCTGCCCGGGCTGGCTCTACCCGGGCCAAAGAGGCACCGTCCGCCTGGGCCAGCTCGCTTCAGCGACGCTGGCCCCCTGGCCCGTGGCCGACTTCGACACCCTCCCGGCTTATGCGGTGTACAGCTGCTTCAGCGTCCCGCTGGGGCCGTTCTCTGGCCACTCCGGCCATGAGGAAGTGCTGGTGTCCGGCAACGAGGAGTTCACGGTGGTCagggagaaggaccagggctggggagggcccAGCTTTGCCCTAAAGAGCGCCAACCGTACCTGCAGCCACTTCAACTGCGCCTACCTCGGGG GAAGGAGAAGTGCCAAATGCATCTCCAGACACAGAAAAAGACGGTCTCTCCACTCGTCCCTACCTCCGTCCCGCACAGCCCAGCGGTCAG CCGCCGGAGTCAGAAACACGGTCCCTGGACGTCTGATGTCCTTGTTTCTTCCTGGGCTCCTTGTCCTGCTCCGCAGCGCTGGGCCGGATCTCTGGTCTGCTTTCTGA